The sequence CGGCCTCGGCAGGGCAACGACCTGTTCGGCGCGTTCGGTCGTGATTTCACGACCGCCGACGGTCGTCGCGTGATGGTCGTCGCGGTCACTGCGCGGCAGTGGTCCGGCCTCGTGAAGGCACTTGGGCTCGGCGCCGAGATCGCCGGGATCGAGGCGTCGTACGGCGTGTCGTTCGCGCAGGACGAGGGCGTTCGCTTCACGCATCGCGACGCGCTGTTTCCGCTGTTCGAGCGCGCGATCGCCGCGTGCGCGCTGGCCGACCTGCAAGAAGCGTTCGACGCGAATGCGGTGTGCTGGTCGCAGTACAGGACGTTGCACGCGGCGCTGCGCGAGGATCCGCATTTCTCGACCGATCGCGATCTGTTCACGGCGCTCGATCATCCGAGCGGATATCGCTACCCGGCGCCCGGCGCGATGGCGAGTTTCGGCGGCGCTGCGCGGCAGCCGGTCGAGCGCGCGCCGCGTCTCGGCGAGCACACGGACGAGGTGCTTGCCGAGGTACTGGCGCTGTCGTCGGCGCGCATCGGCGAGTTGCACGACGCCGGCCTCGTCGCCGGCCCCGAGAAACGATAGTCAACCACCATGCGGTGCCATGCCGACCGCGACTCGAACATCATGTCTACTGACGCACAATTCATCGAACACGCCCAGGGCCTCACGCCTGCGGTGAGCACCTATGTGGCGGCTGCATCGGCCGCCGTGGCCCGGCTCTGCAAGGTCGACGGACGCGCTGATGCCGCCCTGGTGGACCGGCATCAGCGCGCGGTCCACGGACTCGCGTGGATGGCGACGACGGCCGAGGCGATCGTCCGGGCCGCGCAATGGTGCGTGAACCTCGCGGATCGGGGCGTTCTCGCTCGCGCCGACTCGCTCGCGGTGCGCATTGGCGTGGCCGAATATCTTAACCAGCTGACGAGCGGCATCCCGATGTCGCAGAGCGAGATCTTTCGACCTCGCGAGCTCGGCATGGAGGCGGAGGCTGCGAAGCTCGCGGGCCACGCGAGCGTGCGTTGGTTCGTCGCGCATGGCGCCGGGTCGGATGTGCGCGCCGAGCTTGTCGCCGCGTACCGCCATGGCATGGTGGTCTCCGAAACGATCTTCGACGAGGATCTGGACGCGATCCGCGAGCAGTTCCGCCGCTTCACCGAAAACGAGATCGTGCCGTACGCGCATGGCTGGCACCTGGCCGACGAGCTGATTCCTGATGCGGTGGTCGCGCAGCTCGCGAACCTAGGGACATTCGGCGTTTGTATCGATCCCGAATATGGCGGGATGGGGCTGGGCAAGCTCGCGATGTGCATCGTGACCGAGGAGCTGAGCCGCGGCTGGATTGCGGCGGGCTCGCTTGGCACGCGCTCGGAAATCGCCGGCGAGCTGATCTCGAGCGCCGGCACGCCGGAGCAGAAGGTGCAATGGCTGCCGCGCATCGCGTCCGGCGAGGTGCTGCCGACTGCCGTGTTCACCGAGCCGGACACGGGCTCGGATCTCGCATCGCTGCGGACGCGCGCGACACAGGGCGAGCAGGGCTGGCGCATCGACGGCAACAAGACATGGATCACACATGCGTCGCGCAGCGACCTGATGACGGTGCTCGCGCGTTCGGAGCCGAACGTTGCCGGTCACGCCGGTCTCAGCATGTTCCTCGCGCCGAAGCCGCGCGGTCGTGACAGCGAGCCGTTCCCGGCGGACGGCATGACGGGCGGCGAGATCCATGTGCTGGGCTATCGCGGGATGAGGGAGTACGAAATCGGCTTTGACGGCTTCCTGGTGCCCGCCGACGGGCTACTCGGCGGTGAGCGTGGCCAGGGATTCCGTCAACTGATGCAGACCTTCGAGGGTGCGCGCATTCAGACGGCCGCGCGCGCGGTCGGCGTCGCATGGCGCGCGTTCGAGCTCGCGTGGCGCTACGCAGGGGATCGCAAGCAGTTTCGCCGGCCGATCGTCGAATTCCCGCGCGTCGGCGACAAGCTCGCGATGATGATCGCCGAGACCGCGATTGCGCGGCAGCTCACGTATTTCGCGGCAGCCGAGAAGGACAAGGGCCGTCGCTGCGACATCGAGGCGGGGATGGCGAAGCTGCTGGCCGCACGCGTCGCGTGGAGCAACGCCGACGCGGGCGTGCAGATCCACGGCGGTAACGGCTACGCGATGGAGTTCGAGATGAGCCGGATCCTGTGCGACGCGCGGATCCTGAACATCTTCGAGGGTGCGGCGGAGATTCAGGCGCAGGTGATCGGCCGGGGCCTGCTCGCTCGGGAAGAACGACGATCGACTATCACAGCCTGAAGAACTGGCCGTTTACTAACATCGAGCGGCGTTACACGCATCGTGAAGGAGATTCAATTGAAAGTTCTGGTACCGCTAAAGCGCGCCGTCGACGCGAACGCTCACGGGCGGCGACATGCCGCCCGAGCAACGATAACAGGGCATACACGATGATTCGCGACCAGGAAACGATGAGCGTCCTGCTCGACAACGTCGCTCGCTTCGTGCGCGAGCGTCTCGTGCCGAACGAGGAGCGCGTGGCGGAAGCCGATGAGGTTCCAGCCGATATCGTCGACGACATGAAGGCGATGGGCCTCTTCGGCCTGACCATCCCGGAGCAATATGGGGGGCTCGATCTCACCATGGAAGAAGAAGTCCTCGTGATGTTCGAGCTCGGCAAGACCTCACCCGCGTTTCGCTCGGTCATCGGCACGACGGTCGGCATCGGCTCGCAGGGCATTGTGATCGACGGCACCGCGGAGCAGAAGGCGAAGTGGC comes from Trinickia violacea and encodes:
- a CDS encoding acyl-CoA dehydrogenase family protein, with protein sequence MSTDAQFIEHAQGLTPAVSTYVAAASAAVARLCKVDGRADAALVDRHQRAVHGLAWMATTAEAIVRAAQWCVNLADRGVLARADSLAVRIGVAEYLNQLTSGIPMSQSEIFRPRELGMEAEAAKLAGHASVRWFVAHGAGSDVRAELVAAYRHGMVVSETIFDEDLDAIREQFRRFTENEIVPYAHGWHLADELIPDAVVAQLANLGTFGVCIDPEYGGMGLGKLAMCIVTEELSRGWIAAGSLGTRSEIAGELISSAGTPEQKVQWLPRIASGEVLPTAVFTEPDTGSDLASLRTRATQGEQGWRIDGNKTWITHASRSDLMTVLARSEPNVAGHAGLSMFLAPKPRGRDSEPFPADGMTGGEIHVLGYRGMREYEIGFDGFLVPADGLLGGERGQGFRQLMQTFEGARIQTAARAVGVAWRAFELAWRYAGDRKQFRRPIVEFPRVGDKLAMMIAETAIARQLTYFAAAEKDKGRRCDIEAGMAKLLAARVAWSNADAGVQIHGGNGYAMEFEMSRILCDARILNIFEGAAEIQAQVIGRGLLAREERRSTITA